In Croceicoccus sp. Ery15, a genomic segment contains:
- the mobF gene encoding MobF family relaxase codes for MVATISAIGSSAQASSYYEADDYYADGGLSPSEWQGEGAKELGLAGEVERDAFRDMLDGRLPDDQQLGTTRDGKLEHRPGWDVTMSAPKSVSIMAEVAGDRRLVGAHDRAVKAALAFAERHASATRIREDGKVERHQTGNLVVASFLHDTSRAQDPQLHTHNVIMNMTRDADGNWRSLEPRAFYQLQKAIGAIYRQELAVGVRELGYEIETSKDSLFEIKGVSPDVIRAFSERAAQVEARLAERGQTRETASAEQKQIAALDTREAKQAANRAELVGEWRATADHAGFGQAERQQLVKNSEANAANTDHGLAIQAEGNLAAQRAVTLAAENLGERQSVFSAADLEKEAGRYGMGKVTATQIGQAIVRASADGALVPRSYLDKRGAEFAGFTTATNIENERRMLRAEVDGRGVVRPIHSLRQAGSAVAKAELRSDHRWNSGQRDATRALLTSTNRVIAVQGYAGTAKTTTVLATFAAEAKAKGLSVTPLAPTASAARTLSDALGMRGATVAKHLLGSPDKTRGGVWIVDEASMLSARDMTSLLELGEKANARIVLVGDVKQLGSVDAGAAFKQLQDAGMQTAKLDEIVRQTNVATKDAVQASIEGDARKALAALDRGGGTIFEHNERTDRFAAIARAYASLNEKARARTLVIEPSREGRDALTAEIRTELAKVGALTGPAITMQSLVNKGLSRAEARDPASYERGDLVRFTRDYADKGVARAQTYRVEQIDPAKAAITLKAEDGRDIDWRLRQWGASKVQAFSPQPLELKAGDRIQFTRNDRELGRINGGRGTVSAIDQQSRTATIRNPRGQTETLNLENTRDQHIRHAYVETAFAAQGRTADRVMIHADSKATNLVDQKSFYVSLSRAKESVAIYTNDREKLVSAISERAGLEQTASEQAALPSLSAGKSTSAGLG; via the coding sequence ATGGTCGCCACGATCAGTGCAATCGGCTCATCGGCACAGGCATCGAGCTACTACGAGGCCGATGACTATTATGCCGATGGCGGACTTTCGCCGAGCGAATGGCAGGGCGAAGGTGCGAAAGAACTTGGTCTTGCCGGCGAGGTCGAGCGTGACGCTTTCCGCGACATGCTTGACGGGCGCTTGCCCGATGACCAGCAGCTTGGCACCACCCGCGACGGCAAGCTCGAACATCGCCCCGGCTGGGATGTGACCATGAGCGCCCCCAAGTCCGTATCGATTATGGCAGAGGTGGCTGGCGACCGTCGATTGGTAGGAGCGCACGACCGGGCTGTGAAAGCGGCGTTGGCTTTCGCCGAACGTCACGCCTCCGCCACCCGTATCAGGGAGGATGGCAAGGTCGAGAGACATCAGACCGGCAACCTTGTCGTCGCCAGCTTCCTGCACGACACCAGCCGGGCGCAAGACCCGCAGCTTCACACACACAATGTCATCATGAATATGACGCGTGACGCGGATGGAAACTGGCGCAGCCTTGAGCCGCGCGCCTTCTACCAATTGCAGAAGGCTATCGGTGCGATCTACCGACAGGAACTGGCGGTTGGGGTGCGGGAGCTTGGCTACGAAATTGAAACCAGCAAGGATTCGCTGTTCGAGATCAAGGGTGTTTCGCCAGATGTCATCCGCGCTTTCAGCGAGCGTGCGGCGCAGGTCGAGGCGCGTTTGGCGGAACGCGGCCAGACCCGTGAAACGGCATCGGCAGAGCAAAAGCAGATTGCCGCGCTCGACACACGAGAGGCGAAGCAGGCCGCCAACCGGGCAGAACTTGTCGGAGAATGGCGCGCAACCGCTGATCACGCCGGGTTCGGGCAGGCGGAACGCCAGCAGTTGGTGAAAAATTCCGAAGCCAATGCCGCCAATACGGATCACGGCTTGGCCATCCAAGCTGAAGGCAATTTGGCCGCGCAACGCGCCGTCACCCTTGCCGCCGAGAATCTCGGCGAACGTCAGTCCGTGTTCTCCGCCGCCGATCTTGAGAAGGAGGCGGGGCGGTATGGCATGGGCAAGGTGACCGCCACCCAGATCGGCCAGGCGATTGTGCGCGCCAGCGCAGATGGCGCGTTGGTGCCCCGATCCTATCTCGACAAGCGCGGCGCGGAATTTGCCGGGTTCACAACCGCGACGAACATCGAAAACGAGCGCCGCATGCTGCGCGCTGAAGTCGACGGACGCGGTGTCGTCAGGCCGATCCATTCGTTGCGGCAAGCGGGCAGCGCTGTAGCGAAGGCAGAACTGCGATCCGACCATCGCTGGAATAGCGGCCAACGCGACGCGACGCGGGCGCTGCTGACCAGCACTAACCGCGTGATCGCTGTGCAAGGCTATGCCGGGACGGCGAAGACGACCACCGTGCTTGCCACCTTTGCCGCCGAGGCAAAGGCCAAGGGCCTCTCCGTCACACCACTCGCGCCAACTGCATCGGCGGCGCGAACGCTGAGCGATGCCTTGGGCATGCGCGGCGCAACCGTTGCCAAGCACTTGCTAGGAAGCCCGGACAAAACCCGTGGCGGCGTATGGATCGTGGACGAGGCTTCGATGCTGTCCGCCCGCGACATGACTTCGCTTCTTGAGCTTGGCGAAAAGGCCAATGCCCGGATCGTGCTGGTCGGCGATGTGAAGCAGCTCGGATCGGTCGATGCCGGTGCCGCATTCAAGCAGCTGCAGGATGCAGGGATGCAAACTGCCAAACTTGATGAGATTGTCCGCCAAACCAATGTCGCAACGAAAGACGCGGTGCAGGCCTCCATCGAAGGCGATGCCCGCAAGGCCTTGGCCGCGCTTGATCGCGGCGGCGGCACCATCTTCGAGCACAATGAGCGCACAGACCGGTTTGCCGCCATCGCCAGAGCCTACGCGTCCCTCAACGAAAAGGCGCGAGCGAGAACACTGGTCATCGAGCCCTCGCGCGAAGGGCGCGATGCCCTCACCGCAGAAATCCGGACTGAGTTGGCAAAGGTCGGAGCGCTGACAGGCCCCGCGATCACGATGCAAAGTCTGGTCAACAAGGGCCTGTCCCGTGCCGAGGCGCGCGACCCCGCGAGCTATGAACGCGGCGACTTGGTGCGCTTCACGCGCGACTATGCCGACAAAGGCGTAGCACGCGCTCAAACCTATCGCGTCGAGCAAATCGACCCGGCCAAAGCCGCAATCACCCTCAAGGCAGAGGATGGCCGCGATATAGACTGGCGCTTGCGGCAATGGGGCGCGAGCAAGGTTCAGGCGTTCTCGCCGCAGCCGCTCGAATTGAAAGCAGGTGACCGCATCCAGTTCACCCGCAACGACCGCGAGCTTGGACGGATCAACGGCGGGCGCGGCACCGTGTCAGCCATCGACCAGCAATCCCGCACCGCCACCATCCGCAATCCGCGCGGCCAGACCGAAACCCTGAATCTGGAAAATACCCGCGATCAGCACATCCGACACGCCTACGTCGAAACCGCCTTCGCCGCCCAGGGCCGCACAGCAGATCGTGTCATGATCCACGCCGACAGCAAGGCGACCAATCTGGTCGATCAGAAGTCGTTCTATGTCAGCCTTTCGCGGGCGAAGGAATCGGTGGCAATCTACACCAACGACCGGGAAAAGCTGGTTTCAGCGATCAGCGAACGGGCGGGATTGGAGCAAACAGCCAGCGAGCAGGCGGCCTTACCCTCGTTATCCGCAGGGAAGTCGACCAGTGCCGGATTGGGGTGA
- a CDS encoding AlpA family transcriptional regulator has translation MQPAEPDGLVSMKTLMALISVNSRATVYKYIEEVPDFPQPCKFGVRRGRVRFKASDVNRYIESLPTRPKRRK, from the coding sequence ATGCAACCTGCCGAGCCAGACGGACTGGTCTCGATGAAGACCCTGATGGCGCTCATTTCGGTGAACAGCCGGGCGACCGTCTACAAGTACATCGAAGAGGTTCCCGACTTTCCGCAGCCCTGCAAGTTCGGGGTGCGCCGTGGCCGCGTCCGCTTCAAGGCATCGGACGTGAACCGCTATATCGAGTCGCTGCCAACACGGCCCAAGCGGCGGAAATAG
- a CDS encoding type IV secretion system DNA-binding domain-containing protein codes for MSHDHDNLLRGQGLFRQAISGFATRWKAYAWTVGGAAILGGFGLPMQTVEPWQLTCAYQHAQGSLVSIVSGGKTDPEVTVNFDGRTGRIPASVLANDPMWIACWQDIQSRAILGGLAGGLFGLIACLGLAVWMRDKGRKAAQDRIVSGTEIVSERELRSLTKRVTDEYSLRIATVGIPAWLETRHFAFLGTTGAGKTTVLRQMLDAVEARGEPALVYDTSGEFVAHYYRPERGDIILNPFDARSAYWSPFLEIAHPADADRIARQLVSETGERDDDVWLETSRILVANVLRVLSAEGKTTLPDLLNALQAKTKEEMKAWLAGTSSARTFEDDADRATGSVLFMLAKASNLLQFLWREPGDAKSFSFRDYFAGIDRHEGPKPWIFVPRKEDYFEAMKPLLACWLECAASATLGLEPSSDRRLWFFLDELADLPRVDNLTRLLPEGRKFGASVTLTFQAIGQMHRRYGRDSAEAILGCCNSKLYLQLIDRETREWASRNIGDVEVEVRSASDSFDYGPNSGRSSVGSTRHVRAAVIESNMRLEPHQGFLQLPDALPVAKIRLTRDHIDARGAPEHRGFVPVDVSRSLWGKLPVKGAKAEATIKTAGPV; via the coding sequence ATGAGCCACGATCACGACAATCTGCTGCGCGGACAAGGCCTGTTCCGGCAAGCCATATCGGGCTTCGCCACACGCTGGAAAGCATACGCTTGGACGGTTGGCGGCGCTGCCATCCTTGGCGGCTTTGGCCTGCCCATGCAGACGGTCGAACCATGGCAATTGACCTGCGCCTATCAGCATGCCCAGGGTAGCCTTGTGAGCATCGTTTCAGGCGGCAAAACCGACCCCGAAGTCACGGTCAATTTCGATGGCAGAACGGGTCGCATACCTGCGAGTGTCCTCGCCAACGATCCAATGTGGATTGCGTGTTGGCAGGACATCCAAAGCAGGGCAATCCTTGGCGGTTTGGCGGGTGGTTTGTTCGGGCTTATCGCGTGCCTTGGACTTGCGGTTTGGATGCGCGACAAGGGTCGCAAGGCGGCTCAGGATCGCATCGTTTCGGGAACCGAAATCGTGTCCGAACGGGAACTGCGAAGCCTGACCAAACGCGTGACCGACGAGTACTCATTGCGCATCGCCACGGTCGGTATTCCGGCTTGGCTCGAAACCCGTCACTTCGCCTTTCTGGGAACGACCGGTGCTGGCAAGACGACCGTCCTCCGGCAGATGCTCGACGCGGTCGAGGCAAGGGGCGAACCCGCCCTCGTTTACGATACCAGCGGCGAATTCGTTGCCCATTATTACCGGCCCGAACGCGGCGACATCATTCTTAATCCGTTCGATGCCCGGTCGGCCTATTGGTCCCCGTTCCTGGAGATTGCGCACCCCGCCGATGCAGACCGCATCGCCCGCCAGCTTGTTTCCGAAACCGGCGAACGCGATGACGATGTCTGGCTGGAAACTAGTCGTATCCTTGTCGCCAATGTGCTGCGCGTCCTGAGCGCCGAGGGGAAGACCACCTTGCCCGACCTGCTCAATGCCTTGCAGGCCAAGACCAAGGAAGAAATGAAGGCGTGGCTTGCCGGAACATCGTCAGCCCGCACATTCGAAGATGACGCCGACCGGGCGACCGGTTCGGTCCTGTTCATGCTCGCCAAGGCATCCAATCTCTTGCAGTTCCTCTGGCGCGAACCCGGCGATGCAAAGAGCTTTTCGTTCCGTGATTACTTCGCCGGGATTGACCGGCATGAGGGACCGAAGCCATGGATCTTCGTGCCGCGCAAGGAGGACTATTTCGAGGCGATGAAGCCCTTGCTGGCCTGCTGGCTGGAGTGCGCGGCCAGTGCCACTCTGGGGCTGGAGCCATCGTCCGACCGCCGCCTGTGGTTCTTCCTTGACGAATTGGCCGACCTGCCGCGCGTGGACAACCTCACCCGCCTCTTGCCCGAAGGGCGCAAGTTCGGTGCAAGCGTCACGCTGACTTTTCAGGCCATCGGCCAGATGCATCGACGCTATGGCCGTGACAGCGCCGAGGCGATCCTGGGGTGCTGCAATTCCAAGCTCTATCTCCAGCTCATAGACCGCGAAACACGCGAGTGGGCATCGCGCAACATCGGCGATGTCGAGGTGGAGGTGCGCAGCGCATCCGACAGCTTCGACTATGGGCCGAACAGTGGCCGTTCGTCAGTAGGCAGCACCCGGCATGTTCGCGCAGCCGTGATCGAAAGCAACATGCGGCTCGAACCGCATCAGGGCTTCCTGCAACTGCCCGATGCTCTTCCGGTAGCAAAGATCAGGCTCACGCGTGACCATATCGACGCGCGCGGCGCACCGGAGCATCGAGGGTTCGTTCCGGTCGATGTCAGTCGTTCGCTGTGGGGCAAATTGCCGGTCAAGGGTGCGAAGGCCGAAGCGACGATCAAGACCGCTGGACCGGTCTGA